From Streptomyces sp. CMB-StM0423, a single genomic window includes:
- a CDS encoding MMPL family transporter, with amino-acid sequence MAALARFCFRHRFVVLLLWVCALLGTAVAAQAAGSRWANDFELPGTESAEAVDLLRASFPQTSGDTDSVVWRAPEGDSVRDPQIRARMTEALAGIAGVPQVGRVVGPYAAEGGGQISEDGRIAYAQVTFTEQAMNLEKENVEEVVDTAQAAAGDVDGLQVELGGEAIQAVQGAPGGLAEVTGIVAAAVILSIAFGSLFAMLLPIVCAVFGIGTGLMTVTLLSHTTDFAEATTLLGSLIGLGVSIDYALFIVTRHRTGLHRGMPVEDSAVRALDTAGRAVLFAGGTVCVALLGMIALGISFLNGVAIAASLTVLLGVAASVTLLPALLGILQTRVLSRRQRRSLAEHGPEHAPEPGDPAAGEAAGRAARWALLVQRRPRLLASLAVVVIAIVSLPLLSLRLGTTDQGNHQESKTTRKAYDLLADGFGPGFNGPLQLVAETPGKADTPALSRLITRVSRTEGVAEVGTPAPAPGGRITVVQVVPDSAPQDEATDQLIDRLRDDVIPAAQEGTSLDVHVGGVTAINKDFASVITGKLPLFVGIIVALGFVLLLVAFRSLVVPLTAAVMNLLAAAAAFGALVAIFQWGWGSDLFGLGREVPITAFLPVIMLAMLFGLSMDYQVFLVSRMHEEWVHHGDNARAVRVGLAESSRVINAAALIMICVFSAFVLSGDLEGVMAGIGLAGAVALDAFVIRTMLVPALMHLIGPANWWLPTWLDRHLPHLAVEPRDTPGGPEAEPRREELAKTAGGPE; translated from the coding sequence GTGGCCGCACTGGCCCGATTCTGTTTCCGCCACCGCTTCGTCGTCCTGCTGCTGTGGGTGTGCGCCCTGCTCGGCACCGCCGTCGCCGCACAGGCCGCGGGCAGCCGCTGGGCCAACGACTTCGAACTGCCCGGCACCGAGTCCGCCGAGGCGGTCGACCTGCTGCGCGCCTCCTTCCCGCAGACCTCCGGGGACACCGACAGCGTCGTCTGGCGGGCACCGGAAGGCGACTCGGTACGCGACCCGCAGATCCGCGCGCGGATGACGGAGGCGCTGGCCGGCATCGCCGGCGTACCGCAGGTCGGCCGCGTCGTCGGCCCGTACGCGGCCGAAGGCGGCGGGCAGATCAGCGAGGACGGGCGGATCGCGTACGCGCAGGTGACGTTCACCGAGCAGGCCATGAACCTGGAGAAGGAGAACGTCGAGGAGGTCGTCGACACCGCGCAGGCCGCGGCCGGCGACGTCGACGGACTCCAGGTCGAGCTGGGCGGCGAGGCGATCCAGGCGGTGCAGGGCGCGCCCGGCGGGCTCGCGGAGGTCACGGGCATCGTCGCGGCGGCGGTCATCCTGTCGATCGCGTTCGGCTCGCTGTTCGCGATGCTGCTGCCGATCGTCTGCGCCGTCTTCGGCATCGGTACGGGCCTGATGACCGTCACGCTGCTCAGCCACACGACGGACTTCGCCGAAGCCACCACCCTCCTGGGCAGCCTCATCGGCCTCGGCGTCTCCATCGACTACGCGCTCTTCATCGTCACCCGGCACCGCACGGGGCTGCACCGCGGCATGCCGGTGGAGGACTCCGCGGTACGGGCCCTCGACACCGCCGGGCGCGCGGTGCTGTTCGCCGGCGGGACGGTGTGCGTGGCGCTGCTCGGCATGATCGCGCTGGGCATCAGCTTCCTGAACGGGGTGGCGATCGCGGCGTCGCTCACGGTGCTGCTGGGCGTCGCGGCGTCGGTGACCCTGCTCCCGGCGCTGCTGGGCATCCTGCAGACGCGGGTACTCAGCCGCCGCCAGCGCCGCAGCCTCGCGGAACACGGCCCGGAGCACGCTCCGGAGCCGGGGGACCCGGCGGCGGGGGAAGCCGCCGGCCGGGCGGCGCGGTGGGCGCTGCTGGTGCAGCGCAGGCCGCGGCTGCTGGCGTCCCTCGCGGTCGTCGTCATCGCGATCGTCTCCCTCCCGCTGCTCTCCCTCCGCCTCGGCACCACCGACCAGGGCAACCACCAGGAGTCCAAGACCACGCGCAAGGCGTACGACCTCCTCGCGGACGGCTTCGGGCCGGGCTTCAACGGCCCGCTCCAACTGGTCGCGGAAACCCCCGGGAAGGCGGACACCCCCGCACTGAGCCGACTGATCACCCGGGTATCCCGAACCGAAGGCGTGGCAGAGGTAGGCACCCCCGCCCCGGCCCCGGGCGGCAGGATCACGGTCGTCCAGGTCGTCCCGGACAGCGCCCCCCAGGACGAGGCGACCGACCAGCTCATCGACCGGCTACGGGACGACGTCATCCCGGCGGCACAGGAGGGCACGTCGCTGGACGTCCACGTCGGCGGGGTCACGGCGATCAACAAGGACTTCGCCTCCGTCATCACCGGCAAACTGCCCCTCTTCGTCGGCATCATCGTCGCGCTGGGCTTCGTCCTGCTGCTGGTCGCGTTCCGCTCGCTGGTGGTACCGCTGACGGCGGCGGTGATGAACCTGCTCGCCGCGGCGGCGGCGTTCGGCGCCCTGGTCGCGATCTTCCAATGGGGCTGGGGCAGCGACCTCTTCGGCCTCGGCCGCGAGGTGCCGATCACGGCGTTCCTCCCGGTCATCATGCTGGCGATGCTCTTCGGCCTGTCGATGGACTACCAGGTGTTCCTGGTCAGCCGCATGCACGAGGAGTGGGTCCACCACGGCGACAACGCCCGCGCGGTCCGCGTCGGCCTGGCGGAGTCCAGCCGGGTCATCAACGCGGCGGCGCTCATCATGATCTGCGTCTTCAGCGCGTTCGTCCTGAGCGGCGACCTGGAGGGCGTGATGGCGGGCATCGGCCTGGCCGGCGCGGTGGCCCTGGACGCCTTCGTGATCCGCACGATGCTGGTCCCCGCCCTGATGCACCTGATAGGCCCCGCCAACTGGTGGCTCCCCACCTGGCTGGACCGCCACCTCCCCCACCTCGCGGTAGAACCCCGCGACACCCCCGGCGGACCGGAAGCCGAGCCGCGCCGGGAGGAGCTGGCGAAGACGGCCGGCGGCCCGGAGTAG
- a CDS encoding sensor histidine kinase, with protein MKRFPRSLSNRLSVTNVVILAVGLLAAACASLFGTYTLLVGEVDTTVRQGRDTLASGPLSAAALERVCQLAETFGVREDEGIAGSAKDEPFVLLEATGELRPTCVLFGGNDPRLSRGIADSVDDPGALADSGDLTSIAAGGRHYRAAVARLDDGSYAINTTRYDGVRNAVRKLFVMEAVFGALLLLLLAVVSSHAARRRLRPLEDMVETASAISEGDLSRRVDTSPPGGSEVEQLRDALNAMLQQVEGAMASREEAAARQRQFLADASHELRTPLATVLGYLQLYDKGILDDDEAERALTRVGAEAERMSRLVDELLALARLDQHPARDRAPVDLAALVRDAAADLRAQQPHRPVTAEAAAPAVVVGDEAQLRQVLGNLLANVRTHTPEDAACTLSAATGAGAAVLRIADTGPGMRAEDAARIFDRFFRADPGRARAAGGSGLGMSIVRAVVEAHDGEVALDTAPGAGMAVTIRLPLPDARVESSV; from the coding sequence GTGAAGCGGTTTCCCCGTTCGCTCAGCAACCGGCTCTCCGTCACCAACGTCGTCATCCTCGCCGTCGGTCTCCTCGCCGCCGCCTGCGCCAGCCTCTTCGGTACGTACACCCTCCTCGTCGGCGAGGTCGACACCACCGTGCGCCAGGGCCGCGACACCCTCGCCTCGGGACCGCTCAGCGCCGCCGCCCTGGAGCGGGTGTGCCAGCTCGCCGAGACCTTCGGCGTCCGCGAGGACGAGGGCATCGCGGGCTCCGCCAAGGACGAGCCCTTCGTCCTCCTGGAAGCCACCGGCGAACTCCGGCCCACCTGCGTGCTCTTCGGCGGCAACGACCCGCGGCTCTCCCGCGGGATAGCCGACTCCGTCGACGATCCCGGCGCCCTCGCCGACTCCGGCGACCTCACCAGCATCGCGGCCGGCGGCCGCCACTACCGCGCCGCCGTCGCCCGCCTCGACGACGGTTCGTACGCGATCAACACCACCCGCTACGACGGCGTGCGCAACGCCGTGCGCAAACTCTTCGTGATGGAAGCCGTCTTCGGCGCCCTGCTCCTGCTGCTCCTCGCCGTCGTCTCCTCGCACGCCGCCCGCCGCCGGCTGCGCCCCCTGGAGGACATGGTCGAGACCGCGTCCGCGATATCCGAGGGCGACCTGTCTCGCCGCGTCGACACCTCGCCGCCCGGCGGCAGCGAGGTCGAGCAGTTGCGCGACGCGCTCAACGCCATGCTCCAGCAGGTCGAGGGCGCCATGGCCAGCCGGGAGGAAGCCGCCGCGCGGCAGCGCCAGTTCCTCGCCGACGCCTCGCACGAACTGCGCACCCCGCTGGCGACCGTACTCGGCTACCTCCAGCTCTACGACAAGGGCATCCTCGACGACGACGAGGCCGAACGCGCCCTGACCCGCGTCGGTGCCGAGGCCGAGCGCATGAGCCGCCTCGTCGACGAACTCCTCGCCCTCGCCCGCCTCGACCAGCACCCCGCCCGCGACCGCGCCCCCGTCGACCTCGCCGCCCTCGTCCGCGACGCCGCCGCCGACCTCCGCGCGCAGCAGCCGCACCGCCCCGTGACGGCCGAGGCCGCTGCCCCCGCGGTCGTCGTCGGCGACGAGGCCCAGTTGCGCCAGGTCCTCGGCAACCTCCTCGCCAACGTACGCACCCACACCCCGGAAGACGCCGCCTGCACCCTCTCCGCCGCCACCGGCGCCGGCGCCGCCGTCCTGCGCATCGCCGACACCGGCCCCGGCATGCGCGCGGAGGACGCGGCGCGCATCTTCGACCGGTTCTTCCGCGCCGACCCGGGACGCGCGCGGGCCGCGGGCGGCAGCGGCCTGGGCATGTCGATCGTGCGGGCGGTGGTCGAGGCGCACGACGGCGAGGTCGCGCTCGACACCGCACCAGGCGCGGGCATGGCCGTCACCATCCGGCTGCCGCTGCCCGACGCGCGGGTTGAGAGTTCGGTGTGA
- a CDS encoding response regulator transcription factor, with amino-acid sequence MSGAAERSAAGQSVLVVEDDPGIADILQITLRFHGFAVRAAATAGRALELARSHAPDLVLLDVMLPDGSGWQVCRELRAHGDEPAVIFLTARDAPADVLGGLALGGDDYITKPFNVDEVVARVRAVLRRTRGRAPAGGVLRHGDVELDEATFTVRRGGAPVELTPTEYNLLRHLMRNAGRILTKEQLLRSVWQFDTAVESTVVETYISYLRRKLDPLGPPLIETRRGVGYGLRPVGPDGPDGPDGPGGPTGPAGARGSAASAGPPP; translated from the coding sequence ATGAGCGGTGCGGCGGAGCGAAGTGCGGCGGGACAGTCCGTTCTCGTGGTCGAGGACGATCCCGGGATCGCCGACATCCTGCAGATCACCCTGCGCTTCCACGGCTTCGCCGTGCGCGCCGCGGCCACCGCCGGGCGGGCGCTCGAACTCGCCCGCAGCCACGCCCCCGACCTCGTCCTCCTCGACGTCATGCTCCCCGACGGCAGCGGCTGGCAGGTCTGCCGCGAGCTGCGGGCGCACGGGGACGAGCCCGCCGTGATCTTCCTGACCGCCCGGGACGCGCCCGCCGACGTGCTCGGCGGGCTCGCGCTCGGCGGCGACGACTACATCACCAAGCCGTTCAACGTCGATGAGGTCGTCGCCCGGGTGCGGGCCGTGCTGCGCAGGACCCGGGGGCGGGCGCCCGCGGGCGGGGTGCTGCGGCACGGGGACGTGGAACTGGACGAGGCGACGTTCACCGTACGGCGCGGGGGCGCGCCCGTGGAGCTGACGCCGACCGAGTACAACCTGCTGCGCCACCTCATGCGCAACGCCGGCCGCATCCTCACCAAGGAACAGTTGCTGCGCAGCGTCTGGCAGTTCGACACCGCGGTCGAGTCGACGGTCGTGGAGACGTACATCAGTTATCTGCGGCGCAAGCTCGACCCCCTCGGCCCGCCGCTCATCGAGACCCGCCGCGGCGTCGGCTACGGCCTGCGGCCCGTAGGACCGGACGGACCGGACGGACCGGACGGACCGGGGGGACCGACGGGACCGGCAGGAGCCAGGGGTTCCGCAGCGTCCGCCGGGCCGCCGCCGTGA
- a CDS encoding collagen-like triple helix repeat-containing protein produces MMASLALVLTAGVASPAVAAAESMTPQGTVARGGGGGGGDKCKDGHGHDHHKGTHGEKGKGKGKDHCRGATGPTGPTGPPGATGSTGPQGPPGATGATGPQGPPGTGATGATGPQGPPGATGSTGPQGPPGATGATGATGATGATGATGATGATGATGPCADIDSVAPSSDEQFSAVISGGVTSVGRQDLTPTVGAFTWDDLSDNTGYPANGCSVGITTQGNDLWVQLLTTDGQVWQTHCDVPDMTLTCDEAWIQQTTPPSLMKAPAATDGAVAGAAPNSDTYTVPSSWAGLSAGYESKGRAKQTS; encoded by the coding sequence ATGATGGCCTCGCTCGCGCTCGTCCTGACCGCCGGGGTGGCAAGCCCGGCCGTCGCGGCTGCGGAGAGCATGACCCCCCAGGGGACCGTGGCTCGCGGCGGTGGCGGTGGCGGCGGTGACAAGTGCAAGGACGGTCACGGCCACGACCACCACAAGGGCACGCACGGCGAGAAGGGCAAGGGCAAGGGCAAGGACCACTGCCGCGGGGCGACCGGCCCCACCGGCCCCACGGGTCCGCCCGGAGCGACCGGCTCCACCGGTCCGCAGGGTCCGCCCGGAGCGACCGGTGCCACCGGTCCGCAGGGTCCGCCCGGGACCGGGGCGACCGGTGCGACCGGCCCGCAGGGTCCGCCCGGAGCGACCGGCTCCACGGGTCCCCAGGGTCCGCCCGGAGCCACCGGAGCCACCGGAGCCACCGGTGCCACCGGAGCCACCGGTGCGACCGGAGCCACCGGTGCGACCGGTGCGACCGGTCCCTGTGCCGACATCGACAGCGTCGCCCCGTCCAGCGACGAGCAGTTCAGCGCGGTGATCTCCGGTGGTGTCACGTCTGTGGGCCGCCAGGACCTCACGCCCACCGTCGGCGCCTTCACCTGGGATGACCTGAGCGACAACACCGGCTACCCGGCCAATGGCTGCAGCGTCGGTATCACCACCCAGGGCAACGACCTGTGGGTCCAGCTCCTGACCACCGACGGCCAGGTCTGGCAGACCCACTGCGACGTGCCGGATATGACGCTGACCTGCGACGAGGCGTGGATCCAGCAGACGACGCCGCCGTCGCTCATGAAAGCTCCGGCTGCCACCGACGGTGCGGTGGCGGGCGCCGCCCCGAACTCCGACACCTACACGGTGCCGAGCAGTTGGGCCGGGCTGTCCGCCGGCTATGAGTCGAAGGGCAGGGCCAAGCAGACCAGCTAG
- a CDS encoding glycosyltransferase translates to MTKQSICLCMIVKNESRVIERCLASVRPLITTWVISDTGSSDGTQELIRSALDGIPGELHEEPWTDFGHNRTENIRRARGKADYLLTLDADHVMRQDAPLPHLTATSYMLSYDTPGTQHRFKHLMRGDVAWRYEGVTHEYPCTDEKDVQENLDALVIEDHADGGCRSDKFERDARLLRQELERDPANPRTVFYLANTERDLGHAEVAIELYERRAAMGGWAEEVYCSHLEAGLLKADKANDWPGALDSFSRAWDSRPQRLEACYEMVSRLRGQGRYQTAYAILRAVVGRTAPADLLFTKSWVYQWGLLFEYALTAYFVRDFPASLQACERLLNTPGLPETVRSQSEITREFAAREIAVIPQPASGPRRAQAVRAGAGKAASRKKKAARARRK, encoded by the coding sequence GTGACGAAGCAGAGCATCTGCCTGTGCATGATCGTGAAGAACGAATCGCGTGTGATCGAGCGGTGCCTCGCGTCCGTGCGCCCTCTGATCACCACATGGGTGATCTCCGATACCGGTTCAAGTGACGGTACGCAGGAACTGATCCGTTCCGCGCTCGACGGTATCCCCGGAGAACTCCACGAGGAGCCCTGGACCGACTTCGGGCACAACCGCACGGAGAACATCCGCCGAGCCCGCGGAAAAGCCGACTACCTCCTCACCCTCGACGCCGACCACGTCATGCGCCAGGACGCACCGCTGCCGCACCTGACCGCGACCTCGTACATGCTGAGCTACGACACACCGGGCACCCAGCACCGCTTCAAGCACCTCATGCGCGGTGACGTGGCGTGGCGCTACGAAGGCGTCACCCACGAATACCCCTGCACCGACGAGAAGGACGTCCAGGAGAACCTCGACGCCCTGGTCATCGAGGACCACGCCGACGGCGGCTGTCGCAGCGACAAGTTCGAGCGCGACGCGCGCCTGCTGCGGCAGGAGCTGGAACGCGATCCCGCCAACCCGCGGACCGTCTTCTATCTGGCCAACACCGAACGCGATCTGGGCCACGCGGAAGTCGCGATCGAGCTGTACGAACGCCGCGCCGCCATGGGCGGCTGGGCGGAAGAGGTCTACTGCTCGCACCTGGAGGCCGGCCTTCTCAAGGCCGACAAAGCCAACGACTGGCCGGGGGCGCTGGATTCCTTCTCCCGCGCCTGGGACTCGCGCCCCCAGCGGCTGGAAGCCTGCTACGAAATGGTGTCCCGGCTGCGCGGCCAGGGCCGCTATCAGACCGCGTACGCCATCCTCCGTGCCGTGGTCGGCCGGACGGCGCCGGCGGACCTGCTCTTCACGAAGTCCTGGGTGTACCAGTGGGGCCTGCTCTTCGAGTACGCGCTCACCGCGTACTTCGTACGCGATTTTCCGGCGTCGCTCCAGGCGTGCGAGAGACTCCTGAATACGCCGGGGCTGCCCGAGACCGTCCGCTCCCAGTCCGAGATCACCCGGGAGTTCGCGGCCCGCGAGATCGCCGTCATCCCGCAGCCCGCCTCCGGGCCCCGGCGGGCACAGGCCGTCCGGGCGGGTGCCGGCAAGGCGGCTTCCCGGAAGAAGAAGGCGGCCAGAGCGCGCAGGAAGTAG